Genomic segment of Gloeocapsa sp. PCC 7428:
TAAAATTTGCTGGTACTTAACACCCTGTTGCGCTAAATTATACGCTCCCCATTGACTCATACCCAAGCCATGACCCCAACCACGACCATCAAAGCGTAAACCCAAAGGTTCGGCTGTGATCGTAAAGCGCGTACTTCTCAAACCAAGCGCAGTACGTAAAGCATCACCTCGTAGTTCGCGCGTACCGCGATCGCCGATAAACTTCATACTTTTGACACTACCATAAGGACTTAAAACGGGCGTTAAAGCTTGTACCGTGCCAATTCCAGTAATTTTCTGGTTCAGTTCTGCTCCCGTCACCGTCTTTACCCACTGACAGGCATTCACATTGTCATCGTAGCCAGCAACTCCCCGTAAGTATGGTAATGGTTGCGACCACACATCTTCCACATTTTCTGTATGACCGCCCGAACACGCATGAAATGCTGCGAGAATCGCTTTGTTATTGTGAGTGAGGATTTGCCCTGTGGTGGCATTTACCGCAGCATGAGTACCAGGTGATTCGCTGGCAATACCCTTGTAAACCTGTGATGCTTGCGTATTGACAACATCATAAACACCGTTGCTTTCATTTTCTCGCTTGTAAACCGCATAAGTACGCGCCGCAACGGCTTGGGCTTTTAAAGCTTCTTGATGCCAATTACCATTCATCTCTCCGCCGAGAACGCTGTAGAGATACTGTTCCAAATCGACGTAGTTAACCGCAGTTACGCCTTGTTGTGTGGGCATTAACAAGGTTTTTCCGCGATACCAGCGATCGCCAATGAATACATAGCCATCCCCACTCGGCTCAACCCACATCGCCGAAGACTGCACCTGCGCTAAGGCAACGCCAGCAGGATTGGGTTGTGCGTAAAAGGCATTCATTGCCGCAAGTTGTCCTAATGGTTTGCCACTGCTGTAATCGCGGATTGTCGCCGTTGTTGAACTACCAACTTTAATTTGCTCGACACCTTGTTCAATTGCTACGCGAATTTCCATCGCCGCTGCGGGAGTAATGAACGCGAGCCAAAACAAGGTTGACCACCAGAATCGCCCTTGAAGCGATAACAAGCGTAGAAGTTTGAATTTCATACTGGCATCCTTACATTTTTTGTTCTGGCGATTAAATAGAGGTTGATGACGATCAAATTTCAAATACATCAGTATAAGCGAATTAACTGCTTTTTGCAGCAATCGACCCCACAAGCGAGTTTTCTGCTCTAGTCGTGCCACTATAGATAAAGAAGTCGCAAAATTCTGTAGATAGGTTGCCACTTTCGTGCAAATTACATTTTTAGGAACAAGTTCTGGTGTCCCCACGCGATCGCGTAATGTTTCTAGCGTGGCGCTTCGTTTACCGCAAAGAGCCGAAATGTGGTTGTTCGACTGTGGCGAAGGTACGCAACATCAAATTTTACGCAGCGATCTGAAAATCAGCCAACTTTCACGGATCTTTATTACCCATTTACACGGGGATCACATTTTTGGATTAATGGGGCTTTTAGCAACCTGTGGATTGGCTGGCAACACAAAAAGAGTCGATATCTATGGTCCACCTAAATTAGACGAATACTTGCGCGCGTGTGGTCGGTATTCTTCGACGCATTTAGCATACAGCATCCAAGTTCATACAGTACAACCTGGTGTTGTATATGAAGATAACGAATTTACTGTCACGTGCGAACGATTAGAACATCGGATTACAACTTTTGGCTACCGCGTAGCCGAAAAAGATCGCCCAGGAAGGTTTGATGTCGAAAAAGCAAAAGCCCTAGCAATTCCCCCTGGCAGAATTTACGGTCAACTCAAACGCGGGGAAACTGTGACACTGCTTGACGGACGCACCATTCACGGCGCTGATCTATGCGGTTTACCAGAAATCGGACGCAAAATTGCTTATTGTACAGATACTATCTATTGCGATGGCGCAGTCCACCTAGCTCAAAATGCCGATGTTCTCATTCACGAAGCAACTTTCTCGCATCAAGATGCAGAACTTGCTTTTCAACGCCTCCACTCTACCTCAACAATGGCAGCACAAGTCGCTTTAGCGGCTCAAGTTAAACAGTTGATTATGACGCATTTTAGTCCCCGCTATGCGCCAGGAAACGTCATCGAATTAAAAGATTTACTTCAGGAAGCCCAGGCAATTTTTCCTAACACACAAATGGCATACGATTTTATGACGTATGAAGTTCCTAGACGGCGCGAAGCAGAATTGGCAAAAACTTCTGGGCAAAACGAAATGGTTAATTACTAAGTCTCGCAATCAATCGCTTTGATTTCGCGTAAGCCGTTGCTAACTTCTGTCTTCTCCTCAAGAGCATAATTAAAATGACTACTCGAACCAAAAAATAATTCTATAAGTTGCTCTCTACAAAAGAAATTATCCTCAGCATCGCAATAGCCTAACTCACTATATGCTTCCACCAAACGTACAGAATTGTCTTCTAAAAGAAGTCGATATTGCCACGTACCAATCGGTAGGGCATCCGTAATATTCTTTGCTGTATACACTTGGGCTTTGATTTGCATATTTTTCTTAGAGAATTTCCTACTTAATGATAATTACTCATAAGGTTTATCTCGGTAAGAATAATTCAGATTTTATTTAAAAAGTTCAGTGTAATAACAACAAATTGATATGTCTTCGCGAGCGACACTCTTCTGCTAAATATGATATACACAAGAAACGAAGATGTACTATTTCTTTATATAAAGGGTTAAGTTTACATAAAGGTGGAATACGCACGCGAATATTCCCAAATTGAAAGTTGCGTTCAAATGAGCAATTTGCAGTAGTTATTTTACAAAGCAATCGAGCTATCTTTTAACATTTAATGAACACTACACGAAAATAATACATAACTTTACCTCTTGACTATATGTAATTTTTATATGCTAAAAATTAACTATAAGGTCATGATTTTATAGAGTAAACTTATAAATTATTGACTTCAACGGCTTTTTCAGCTACGTTAACGTCCTAATACCGCAAATTTTATTACACACATATATGAGATAGATTGCTGAAAGTGGCAAACCGGATGCAACTGTGATTCACTTTGAATTTACTACAAATAGGCAGCTTCAGGTGCAGAGGAGAAATGATCTGTAGTTTTTATTTGGCGAAATGGTATTAGTTACCAGGCTATTGAGCAAACTTGTATTATATTGTACAAAAAATAATTATGGCTTACCTTTAAAAGCGGTGAACTTGTTAGAGTAAGCCATATATTTTATTAATAACTACTGACTGAATGAGATTAGCAACACTAAGGAAAAACTACACTCGCCCTTTGTGAGAAGCAGCGTAAGCTTTAACGAAACGATCGTCAAATATACGATTTAAGTCGGGAATACGTTTAATCAAGTCAGCTTCCAAAAGAAACTTATTAATCTCTTTAGCTGCATAATGCAAGGATTGCATATCATTTCGTGGTTGAAAGGCTTGCAAGTTTTGTTCAACAGAAAAGAGTGTAGTACCTGCATCATACGCTTTATAATCTGCAACTGAAACGCCAGCTTTTTGAGCCATAATTTCAAGAGATTTTGCCTGATTTTTCTGCATAAAATCTAAAGTATCAAACCAGGTATTGACGAGTGCTTGTACTTCTTGGGGACGCTCATTAATCATCTTTCTACTGACAACTAAATGATCTGGAATTGCTCCAGGAAAATCTTTAGAACTAAATAATTCTTTACTTCCAGGACGTTCTAGAGCTTTAGTTGTAAAAGGTGCATATACTGCTACTGCATCAACTCTACCTGCTGCAAATGCGGCAGCCGCAGCACCTGTCTCTAGCGGAAAAAATTCAATGTCTGCTTGAGTTATTCCAGCTTCTTTCATCCCTAAAAGTAATAGAAAATGATCTACAGTTCCTTCTTCTGCTGCAACTTTTTTGCCTTTCAAGTCAGCGATACTATTAATACCTTCACGGACAATTACTTTATCGTTACCCGTTGAGTTATCATTAACTAGAACAACAACTTGGTCAGAGCCATTCGCTACTGAACTAATTGTTTGGTCTAAAGTTTGACAATTAGCATCTAACTGACCTGCATTCATTGCATTCATAGAATCTAAGTAGCCATCAAACCATCTAAGGTCTACTTGAACGTTATTTTTAGCAAATAAGTTTTGCTCGTTTGCAACTGCCCAAGGATACCAGCCAGGCCAACCACTATAACCCATTTGAACTGGCGTAGTTGTTGCAGCAGTATTCGTAATATTAGAGGCTGGTTGTGTCGAAGTACAGCTAACAGTCACTATTAAGCTGACTAAGAAAACACCAATAAGTGATAGGATTTTATTTATTTTCATGATTGTATCTACAAGTTTTATAGAAACCGAGTATCTAATTACCGTTATCTTTAATTAATTTACTCTTCTAAACCGCCGCTTGTTTCAGCAGTATTTGAAGTACGTGTAACATCATAATCTGTTTGACTAATAAAGTTATCTTGTAAAACAGTATTCCCAATTTCTCACTACTCATAACACTAATGTCAGAAATTGGTAGTTGCTTTAAAAGATGTACTCAACTTAGTTATATTAAAGATAGTTTTTGAGTTGCCTCAAGTCTCTGAAACTTAGCTATTAGGGACATCAGTAACAGAAAAGCGGATGTTTATAAGCTTCTCAAAACAACTCTAAAAATGTAAATTCTCTTATTGCTAAATACAAGACAGTATTCCTTTTTCTAAAGATCTTTGTGCTTTAGTATTTCTCATACAAAATTTTGGACAGTCAGCAACAGCGATCGCACATTTTTTTTGTCTCATTTAGGCTAGTGGCTGCTTTGGAATGAGGCATTTAATGTTCCAATAACCCTGATACTTGAAACCGAAACCACAGAAGCCATTTGATTGTTACGACATCTTGTAAGCCAGGTATAACTGTCTTGATTCTTTGATAAACAATGCAAATTAGCAGGTAATAAATCATAGTTCTGTAGCATTGTCTACATAACTTAGCTACAACATAAATTTAAAAACACTCCTACTATTTGTCATGCGCAATTTTACTGAAACCTTTTAGCGATCGCACTGTTGGTTAGATTGGCACTGATATGACCGCTTTTTTTATACTTCTACTGCAAATCTAACTTGCCTGCGCTGATGAATTGATGATTTCGGCGTTGAATCACAACTACTGTTTAAAATAGATAGCTAGCCCTAAAGAAATATTGTTAACGATATTTCTAACAAAGTAGTGTAATGAGCAAGACAAAATGTCAATTGCCGAGTCCGATAGTCCTAAAAAAGTTATTTATCCAAGAAAAACAGTCGAACGCGCGAAAGTAGCGCTGGCGTGTTCGCCGTTTCAACGACATTTATTTGAAACGATGTGCTATCAAAGCGTTTCTACCAATGCGATCGCCAATGTGAGTGGCACTCAGCAAGGCTATACCAAGCGTCCGCTATCGGAATTAGCCGTAGAAAATGCTTTAATGTGGTTAATTCAAGTTGGAGTACTGCGCCGTGAAGTTGACGGACAGGGAATTACAGATAGTTTTCGTTTAACGCCGTTAGGTCGGCAGTTAGTCGAAGAAACTCAAGAATCGTGGAATCCAACACGTCGCGATCGTCTGTCAAATATGCTGAATCGCTGGCTGCGACTGCCATTTTAAGCGAGTATTGCTTTACAAATAGTTAAAAGTGAGCAAGAAAAGGGAAAAATATGAAATGAGACTTGATGCTATAACTACAGCCGACTTGATACCTCACTTTTTAACTTCGCAAGCTAGATGCGCCCTATGAAAGCAATTATGGTGGTAGGAACCACATCCCACGCTGGAAAATCGCTCCTTAGTGCAGCTATTTGTCGCATTTTGGCGCGACGTGGCTGGCGGGTTGCGCCCTTCAAAGGGCAAAATATGGCTTTAAATTCCTATGTCACCACGAGTGGGGGCGAAATTGGTTATGCACAAGCCGTACAAGCTTGGGCGGCGGGCGTCACGCCGACAGTAGACATGAACCCCATTCTGCTCAAGCCGCAGGGTAACATGACCTCGCAAGTCATTCTCAAAGGTAAAGCTGTAGGCAAAGTGAGCGCGACTGATTACTACGAACAATATTTTGATATAGGATGGCAAGCAATTACAGAGTCATTACAACACCTCGCGGCTGAATTTGATTTGCTGGTGTGTGAAGGTGCAGGAAGTCCCGCAGAAATTAACCTTAAACACCGCGATTTGACAAATATGCGCGTCGCAAAGCATTTAAATGCTCCCACCTTGCTAGTTGTTGATATTGATCGTGGTGGTGCTTTTGCTCATGTGGTAGGCACTTTAGAGTTACTAGAACCAGAGGAAAGAGCGTTAATTCGCGGTGTCGTTATCAATAAATTTCGCGGACAGCGATCGCTTTTAGAATCAGGTCTTCAATGGTTGGAAGAACGCACGGGGATTCCTGTATTAGGTGTTATTCCCTGGATTGAAGATGTCTTTCCGGCTGAAGACTCTTTAGACTTACTCGAACGCAAACACAGTAATCAAGGAGAACTTGAGATTGCCGTTATCCGCTTACCCCGAATTTCTAACTTTACCGATTTTGACCCGTTAGAAGCCGAACCAAGTGTTTCGCTAAAATACATTAGCCCAAAGCAAGAATTGGGGCATCCTGATGCGGTGATTATTCCAGGTTCAAAAACGACAATTGCAGACTTATTAGTTTTGCAGCGAACTGGAATGGCAGAAGCAATTCAAAACTATGCAGCAGCCGGCGGTACGGTCTTAGGAATTTGTGGTGGCTTTCAAATGCTAGGCAAATTCCTCGCCGATCCTGAAGGCGTAGAGGGCGAAGCAGGAAGATTTAAGGGATTAAGTTTATTGCCAATTCAAACGGTAATTACAGGGCAAAAAGTAGCGCGACAACGGCAAGTTGTATCAAATTTTCCACAAGTAGGCTTACCTGTTGCTGGCTACGAAATTCATCAAGGGCGATCGCGTATCGTGGAAACTCCGAATACAGCACCTAATCCTAATACATACCAAGCGTTATTTGACGATCCTAGTTTGGGTTTGGTTGATAATTATCAATCAGTTTGGGGAACGTACTTGCACGGTATTTTCGACAATGGCGCTTGGCGACGTGCTTGGTTAAATCGCTTACGGCAACAACGCGGTCTAAAATCTTTACCTACAGGTGTTTCTAACTATCGCAAACAGCGCGAAACTATGTTAAATACGCTTGCTGCTATTGTAGAGGCAAACTTAGACTTGACGAAGATTTTGCCGTCCTAAAGAATCATGGCAACTCAAATACGTTTTTTACCAGATGATGTCACGGTGACAGCTAGTGTTGGTGAACCTTTATTAGATGTTGCGCAACGGGCTGGGGTCACAATTCCTACTGGCTGTTTGATGGGATCGTGTCACGCTTGTGAAGTAGAACTAGAAGATGGAGACACGATCCGTGCTTGTATTACCGCCGTCCCGCCTGGGTGCGCAGAATTAACAATTCATCTGTTTAGCGATCCGACGTGGTAATTGATAAAGTATGATTTCTACTTGTGCTGGCTTATTAAAGTCTTCTCGAACTACTGATATATTGACCGTGGATATTGACAAAGTAGGGAACTAAGTAAGTCAGAGTTGCCGAAATCCAGCGATCGCGTGTCATCTGTCCTTGGACAAAAGCTGCACCATGATTGATCGCAAACAACAATGAACCAATGACAACTGCGACCTTGAGCGCAATTGGCACAAATTGAGGATTGACAAGGCTAAGAAAATAACCTCGTAGGAACTTCATCAAGCAAACTTCAGCAGTGACAGCTAAGTATAAGCCTTTTCAAGCTTATGGCTTGTTAAGTTAGTTACAACCATCGAGCCAAACCGAGCAAACAGCTTATTTTTGTGCGGCTTTTGCTTGGAGTGCATAATCGCGGAAGCGTTCTAAATCAGCTTTGATCGTCGATTCAACCGCACGACCGAGGAAAAGATTATCCATAATTCTACCTAGAATTCCAGGAATCGCGTAGGAAACAGAAAGTTTCACAATACTGCTATTGTGGCGATCGTAAAAGCGAATCGCACCACGGTTAGGCAATCCATCCACCGATTCCCATTGAATAATTTGCTGCGGTACCATTTTCAGGATTCGCGATAACCAAGTGAATTCTAGCCCCCCAGTATTAAGTTTCCACCGCGAGAGTTCGGGATTATCTTCTAAAATCTTTACTGATGAAATCCATTTCATCCACTGAGGCATCTGCTCAAGATCAGACCACAAACTCCACACGAGGTCAATTGGTGCTTCTACCTCGACCTGTACGCTATGCTCTAACCAATCTGGCATTGATATGTTCCTTTGTGTTTGCTGTGGTTTAACTACCAACCTTTGAAGGTTGGGGACTAACGGCTATTTTGTCCAAACTTGCCTTAGCAGCACCGCATCTCGCAAGAGTAGCGCCTTCCATACTATCGAGATAGTCTTCCTGGATGTAACTACCTGCGAGACAAAAGTTTTCTATAGAGGTTTTTTAGGGTGGATGATATCGGTTTATTCACCAAATCTACGGCGATTACTGACCTAGCTAACCCCGCTTTGACGATCGCAACGCGCATTCAGTCTATCCTACTCACATTTGCTTTACGTATTTTAATCTGAAGGGGAAGAAATATTATACCATGTCACTATAATTAAATCGGCATCGAGTTGCAGTAAGGCTTTTTATAGAATTGCCATAAAACTGCGCTGAGTTCATCTAGGACAATTGCAGCGGAAAGTTGACTTTCAGAGGAACGCTTTTCGTTTGAATGAGTCATGTTGTCATCTTGATAATCCCTCTTCCCCGTAATCTACGTTCTGCCTTTGTTGTGCAAATTACCTTACTCAAATTGCGGCATCAATTGCAGCGTACCAATGCCAAAATCCTGCGGTGAAAGCGATCGCGCTTCAAATAATGCCATCATGTCGCGTAATTGCGGCTGTCCGCGCGAAGCACCCATTAAACCACGCGCAATGATTAAACCACAGTAGCCTTTGGTTTTTTTACAGCGTTCGTCCCACTTTTTGCGCGCCGCGATGTGAACGGGATCGTCGTCTAAAAACTCACCAAAAAGAAATAACTCGCCGTTTTCGGTTTGCAGAATACCTAAGTCGTAGCGATCACCACCAAATATATCCGTACCAGGATTAAACCCGATACCTTTGATTCCACCAGTTGCTTGAATTGTCTCAATTAAATTTTTAGCTTTAGGACGCGAAGTTTGAATGAGAATAACTGGTAATCCATCACCGCTTGAGGACATTTCTTCGGATTGGGTCAAATGCGTCACAGATGCGCGCAGATGCTCAACCATATCCCATGACACAACGCCAAGACTCAGAAACGATTCCTCTGGAATTAAGTCATCTCTAAGCGCCCCTAAGCTTGGTAAGTCTTCGACGTCGGTAAATTCTGCTTCATCGCCAAAACCTGCCATTTCTTCTAGTTCTGCGGCTAACTCTGGCATAGTGTTGACAGTGACATCAATTTGTAGAGTTTTGCGGTTTTGGTCTTTTATCGGTAAAGCAATTCGATAGCGATCGCTCAAAGCGGGAAATGTCTCCGCGCTTAATTGACGGCGTTTGCTGCGAATAAAACGTGCGAGGGCTTCTAACGCCAAAAATACCGCAGTTGCTTCTTCTTCATAAAGTACTGCGCGCAAGCCTTCGAGGGGATGAATATTGCCAAACGATGGTTGAATTTGAGCGATTGGCAAATCGGCTAAATCGATAATGTCGATATCTTCATCTTCTTCGTCTGTTGTTCGCTCAAACGTTAAAAATAAACAATCCTGCTTCAGAAAAGCTTCTTCTAAAAGTTCGGGCGATTCTTCCTCATCCGACAAGACCGAAGCGCGAAATCGCCGGAGTGATTCTTGCGAACGATACAGCAAAATTCCATACTCCATCCCCAACATTCCCATAACCGAGGCATACAGTGTGCCAACATCGCTTTGATTTAGCTCGATGGCGATGATCTGATGTTCTTCGAGAAATTCCCAGGGCGCGGCTTGCCAAATTTCTAAGGCTTTTTTCCTGAGTGGTTCGGCAAACTGTGGTGGTAAATCGGGTGTATATTCATCGCCAACGTCTTGAAATCCACGATACAGTTCCTCGATCAGCGGTAATTGTGGGACGTAATCGATAACGATTTCAAGTTCTTGCAGGACGCCACGTAAGAAAAACTGTAATTCGCGATCGCTGACAACAATTTTTTGGGGACGCGCAGGTTTAGCTGGACTGTTGGGATGCTCCATTGCGCGCAGCAATGTACGAACAACAGCTTCTGGACCACTTTCAGCCGCAACAACATCCATAGCTCTCACAACGCCTTGCGAACCATCTACCCACAAGATACATTCGCCGTGTGCTTCTAAGTTCTGTTTGTGAGTTGACAACGGACGCCGATCGCCTTCCCAGACACTAGAAGTCTGGTGCAATTTTTGTAATCGACGACGGGTAGAGCAATTTAAGGACATTGTCATATAACCAAGCTAACCAGAACAATGCGATTGAGAAGCACGACCTTAAGAGCCTTTTTACAAGTCTCCCCTGCTTGCGGGTCAAAAAGCTTATCTGTATTTAACCCATCAATTCTAGGATAGAAACCTTTGGAGTGCTTTTAAAGGAGTAGAGTATAATTCCTCAAACCTTTGTATCTAAACCGTTAAAATAAACGAAAAAGCTGACATCAGTTTACGCTAAAAAATCTCAGGAGTTTGATCGACTTATGGTGCAAGCAGTTCCCTCGCAACAACGCGGTATTCTACTCAGTGAAGCAGCTTTACGCCAAGTACTATTCCTTCGCGACAGACAACAAAAAGATCTGTGCTTGCGCGTTGGTGTTCGCCAAGGCGGCTGTTCGGGAATGTCTTATCTGATGGATTTTGAAGACCCCAGCAAAATTCGTAGCGATGATGAAGTCTATGATTACGATGGCTTCAAAATTGTTTGCGATCGCAAAAGTATGTTATACCTCTATGGTTTAATGCTCGACTATAGCGATGCGATGATTGGTGGGGGATTTCAATTTACTAACCCCAATGCTAACCAAACTTGTGGGTGCGGTAAATCGTTTGGAGTTTAATACGTTGGTCGGTATATCGTCAGGCATTAGGGCAGGTAATCGGTAATCGGTAATCGGTATTAGAGATGCTTTCCAACGACCAATGACCAGTTACCAATTACCAGTCTTTAGATACGTTGTTCCCTCACTTACTTAGTAATGACAGAAACGGTTAACTCTTTATTTGAAACGGCTATAGAGCGTTACAAAGCTGGTGAAGATCCAGCAAATTTAATTTCTGTTTTTCAAGACCTTTGCGATCGCGCGCCTAAAAGCAGTGCCGCGTGGACGTGTCTTGCGTGGATTTATCTACTTAATGATAAACCTAACTCGGCGTACAAAGCCGCACAAAAAGCCGTGAAACTACATCCTCATGACCCTCAAGCCAGAGTTAATCTGGCAGTTGCCATGCTAGAAACAGGTCAAAAAGGAGTACGCGAACACGTCGATCATGCGATGCAATTGATGATGATCGACTCAGAAATGCGCGATGAAATCAAACAAAGCATTAACGATGGTTTAACGCGCAAACCTGACTGGAAAAGTCTTCAGCGAGTACAAAGCTGGTTGTTTAATTAAAGCCAGAGGCTATAGGCTAGATGTTTTGTCTAGCCACAAGCTTAAAAAGGTGCGATGATTTCTAAATAAATGAAAGAGAAACTACTCAACTGGTTAAATACTGCCTTAGTTGCAGATTTTTTTCTTGTTTTACTTAGCTTTTTTTGGCTAGCGATCGCCGTGATTGGTCATACGCTTAATATTCCGCTTGGTTTAGATCTTTGGTACAAACTATGGCAGCCAGTATTTACACCTGCGATTGGCGTCCTTATGGCTGGTTCGATCGTCAGTGGATTAATCGGCTGGATATTCAAGCGGTTAAATCTACGACAACAGCCCAAAAGTTAACCAGCATTACGCTCAGCTTCATGACAAAATATCTGCTAACGCTTGTTTAACATTCGGATACTGAAACTCGAAATTATAGGCTTGTGCGCGTTGCGGTAAGACTTTCTGCCCTTCTAGCACAACAATTGCACCATCTCCTAAAAGCGCTTCGATCGCAAAACCTGGTACTGGTAGCCAAGAAGGACGATTCATCACTTCTCCCATCGTTTGACAAAATTCTGCCATCCGTACAGGATTAGGCGCAGTGGCGTTGAGGACGCCTTGAATGTCTTCGCGTTGAATTGCGGCAATAATTAAACTTACCACGTCGTCGCGGTGAATCCAGGAAAACCACTGACGACCGCTACCGATTGGACCGCCAGCAAAAAGCTTAAAGGGAGTCACCATCCGCGCGATCGCACCGCCCATGCCTAAAACAATACCAAATCTTAAAATAACTAGGCGGACTCCATAATCTAAGACTTTCTGTGCTTCGGCTTCCCAAGCACGACAAACTTCGGCAAGGAAATCATTACCTGATGAACTTGCTTCATCAAAAGTTTCCGTTTCACTCGTGCCATAGTAACCAATGGCAGAAGCATTAACTAAAACTTCGGGTTT
This window contains:
- a CDS encoding ABC transporter substrate-binding protein, with translation MKINKILSLIGVFLVSLIVTVSCTSTQPASNITNTAATTTPVQMGYSGWPGWYPWAVANEQNLFAKNNVQVDLRWFDGYLDSMNAMNAGQLDANCQTLDQTISSVANGSDQVVVLVNDNSTGNDKVIVREGINSIADLKGKKVAAEEGTVDHFLLLLGMKEAGITQADIEFFPLETGAAAAAFAAGRVDAVAVYAPFTTKALERPGSKELFSSKDFPGAIPDHLVVSRKMINERPQEVQALVNTWFDTLDFMQKNQAKSLEIMAQKAGVSVADYKAYDAGTTLFSVEQNLQAFQPRNDMQSLHYAAKEINKFLLEADLIKRIPDLNRIFDDRFVKAYAASHKGRV
- a CDS encoding Npun_F0494 family protein: MSIAESDSPKKVIYPRKTVERAKVALACSPFQRHLFETMCYQSVSTNAIANVSGTQQGYTKRPLSELAVENALMWLIQVGVLRREVDGQGITDSFRLTPLGRQLVEETQESWNPTRRDRLSNMLNRWLRLPF
- a CDS encoding SpoIID/LytB domain-containing protein translates to MKFKLLRLLSLQGRFWWSTLFWLAFITPAAAMEIRVAIEQGVEQIKVGSSTTATIRDYSSGKPLGQLAAMNAFYAQPNPAGVALAQVQSSAMWVEPSGDGYVFIGDRWYRGKTLLMPTQQGVTAVNYVDLEQYLYSVLGGEMNGNWHQEALKAQAVAARTYAVYKRENESNGVYDVVNTQASQVYKGIASESPGTHAAVNATTGQILTHNNKAILAAFHACSGGHTENVEDVWSQPLPYLRGVAGYDDNVNACQWVKTVTGAELNQKITGIGTVQALTPVLSPYGSVKSMKFIGDRGTRELRGDALRTALGLRSTRFTITAEPLGLRFDGRGWGHGLGMSQWGAYNLAQQGVKYQQILSHYYRGASLAQLKP
- a CDS encoding TIGR01777 family oxidoreductase gives rise to the protein MKVAITGATGFVGSRLVERLHAQDDQVLIFTRNSTSAQRVFPKEVYPNVEIVAYSPTESGTWQNAIAGCDAVVNLAGESIAEGRWTPQRKQEILQSRQLVTQKLVEAIAKANPKPEVLVNASAIGYYGTSETETFDEASSSGNDFLAEVCRAWEAEAQKVLDYGVRLVILRFGIVLGMGGAIARMVTPFKLFAGGPIGSGRQWFSWIHRDDVVSLIIAAIQREDIQGVLNATAPNPVRMAEFCQTMGEVMNRPSWLPVPGFAIEALLGDGAIVVLEGQKVLPQRAQAYNFEFQYPNVKQALADILS
- the cobQ gene encoding cobyric acid synthase CobQ, whose amino-acid sequence is MKAIMVVGTTSHAGKSLLSAAICRILARRGWRVAPFKGQNMALNSYVTTSGGEIGYAQAVQAWAAGVTPTVDMNPILLKPQGNMTSQVILKGKAVGKVSATDYYEQYFDIGWQAITESLQHLAAEFDLLVCEGAGSPAEINLKHRDLTNMRVAKHLNAPTLLVVDIDRGGAFAHVVGTLELLEPEERALIRGVVINKFRGQRSLLESGLQWLEERTGIPVLGVIPWIEDVFPAEDSLDLLERKHSNQGELEIAVIRLPRISNFTDFDPLEAEPSVSLKYISPKQELGHPDAVIIPGSKTTIADLLVLQRTGMAEAIQNYAAAGGTVLGICGGFQMLGKFLADPEGVEGEAGRFKGLSLLPIQTVITGQKVARQRQVVSNFPQVGLPVAGYEIHQGRSRIVETPNTAPNPNTYQALFDDPSLGLVDNYQSVWGTYLHGIFDNGAWRRAWLNRLRQQRGLKSLPTGVSNYRKQRETMLNTLAAIVEANLDLTKILPS
- a CDS encoding SRPBCC family protein, with the translated sequence MPDWLEHSVQVEVEAPIDLVWSLWSDLEQMPQWMKWISSVKILEDNPELSRWKLNTGGLEFTWLSRILKMVPQQIIQWESVDGLPNRGAIRFYDRHNSSIVKLSVSYAIPGILGRIMDNLFLGRAVESTIKADLERFRDYALQAKAAQK
- a CDS encoding iron-sulfur cluster assembly accessory protein, whose protein sequence is MVQAVPSQQRGILLSEAALRQVLFLRDRQQKDLCLRVGVRQGGCSGMSYLMDFEDPSKIRSDDEVYDYDGFKIVCDRKSMLYLYGLMLDYSDAMIGGGFQFTNPNANQTCGCGKSFGV
- a CDS encoding ribonuclease Z, with the translated sequence MQITFLGTSSGVPTRSRNVSSVALRLPQRAEMWLFDCGEGTQHQILRSDLKISQLSRIFITHLHGDHIFGLMGLLATCGLAGNTKRVDIYGPPKLDEYLRACGRYSSTHLAYSIQVHTVQPGVVYEDNEFTVTCERLEHRITTFGYRVAEKDRPGRFDVEKAKALAIPPGRIYGQLKRGETVTLLDGRTIHGADLCGLPEIGRKIAYCTDTIYCDGAVHLAQNADVLIHEATFSHQDAELAFQRLHSTSTMAAQVALAAQVKQLIMTHFSPRYAPGNVIELKDLLQEAQAIFPNTQMAYDFMTYEVPRRREAELAKTSGQNEMVNY
- the nrtS gene encoding nitrate/nitrite transporter NrtS; this encodes MKFLRGYFLSLVNPQFVPIALKVAVVIGSLLFAINHGAAFVQGQMTRDRWISATLTYLVPYFVNIHGQYISSSRRL
- a CDS encoding Mo-dependent nitrogenase C-terminal domain-containing protein, with product MLCKITTANCSFERNFQFGNIRVRIPPLCKLNPLYKEIVHLRFLCISYLAEECRSRRHINLLLLH
- a CDS encoding 2Fe-2S iron-sulfur cluster-binding protein, with amino-acid sequence MATQIRFLPDDVTVTASVGEPLLDVAQRAGVTIPTGCLMGSCHACEVELEDGDTIRACITAVPPGCAELTIHLFSDPTW
- a CDS encoding M48 family metallopeptidase, translating into MTETVNSLFETAIERYKAGEDPANLISVFQDLCDRAPKSSAAWTCLAWIYLLNDKPNSAYKAAQKAVKLHPHDPQARVNLAVAMLETGQKGVREHVDHAMQLMMIDSEMRDEIKQSINDGLTRKPDWKSLQRVQSWLFN